The following are encoded together in the Methylorubrum sp. B1-46 genome:
- a CDS encoding P-II family nitrogen regulator: MKKIEAIIKPFKLDEVKEALQEVGLQGITVIEAKGFGRQKGHTELYRGAEYVVDFLPKVKLEIVLSDALVEGAVEAIRKSAQTGRIGDGKIFVSTIEEAIRIRTGETGSDAI; the protein is encoded by the coding sequence ATGAAGAAGATCGAGGCGATCATCAAGCCGTTCAAGCTCGACGAGGTGAAGGAAGCCCTCCAAGAGGTCGGCCTCCAGGGCATCACCGTGATCGAGGCGAAGGGCTTCGGCCGGCAGAAGGGCCACACCGAACTCTACCGCGGCGCCGAGTATGTCGTGGACTTCCTCCCCAAGGTGAAGCTGGAGATCGTGCTTTCGGACGCGCTCGTCGAAGGAGCCGTCGAGGCGATCCGCAAGTCGGCCCAGACCGGCCGCATCGGCGACGGCAAGATCTTCGTCTCGACGATCGAGGAAGCCATCCGCATCCGCACCGGCGAGACCGGCTCCGACGCGATCTGA
- a CDS encoding DUF983 domain-containing protein → METYVSPPAPAPQERTRLVPAMARGFLNRCPHCGQGHVFGRFLKVRPACEACGLEMEGHRADDLPPYLVIFLVGHIIGYLVLEIEMGYDVPLWISLTVWPLLTLVMALGLLQPVKGAVIGLQYTFGMHGFGKAPPALGGSLGGPGTGERRGGEAGSSASDAPRLGTV, encoded by the coding sequence ATGGAAACCTACGTCTCCCCTCCGGCTCCGGCTCCCCAGGAGCGGACGCGGCTGGTCCCGGCCATGGCCCGCGGCTTCCTCAACCGCTGCCCGCATTGCGGGCAGGGGCATGTGTTCGGGCGCTTCCTCAAGGTGCGGCCGGCCTGCGAGGCCTGCGGCCTGGAGATGGAAGGGCACCGGGCCGACGATCTGCCGCCCTATCTCGTGATCTTCCTCGTGGGCCACATCATCGGCTACCTCGTGCTCGAGATCGAGATGGGCTACGACGTGCCGCTCTGGATCTCGCTGACCGTGTGGCCGCTGCTCACCCTCGTTATGGCACTGGGCCTGCTCCAGCCGGTCAAGGGCGCGGTGATCGGCCTGCAATACACGTTCGGCATGCACGGTTTCGGCAAGGCGCCTCCGGCACTTGGTGGGAGTCTTGGCGGACCCGGCACGGGGGAGAGACGCGGCGGTGAGGCAGGAAGCAGCGCGAGCGACGCCCCAAGACTTGGAACGGTCTGA
- the rnr gene encoding ribonuclease R encodes MARRINPKAGAPALPSREQILAFVAETPGKVGKREIAKAFGISGADKIGLKAILKEIEADGALERDRGGLRKGGSLPPVVLADIVSRDRDGDLIARPAQWEGEGEAPKIAVEIPRAGRKGHRPAPGLGDRALIRVAPDPEAPGRYTGRVIKVIGKNRAEVIGIYRAGRDGGRLLPVEKKSQGKEIAIPAGEEGEARDGDLVSVAVERETRFGLPRGRVTERLGTLGSEKAVSLIALHLHNIPHVFPAAALAEADAAKRATKRGREDWREAPLVTIDPPDAKDHDDAVMAEVDPDPANAGGFIVTVAIADVAAYVRPDSALDREALLRGNSVYFPDRVVPMLPERISNDLCSLREGEDRPALAVRMIIGADGVKRSHSFHRILMRSHAKLAYAQAQAAIDGQPDEKSGPVLETALRPLYAAYEAMKRARDARGPLALDLPERKVLLNAEGGVDRVIVPERLEAHRLIEEFMIQANVAAAETLEKAGSPLIYRVHDEPALEKMRALGEVLASVGIKMTKAGALRPDLFNRILAQVAESEHAPFINEVVLRSQAQAIYAAQNLGHFGLNLRRYAHFTSPIRRYADLIVHRALVRACGLGKDGLAGDTTPGMLDAVSEQISAAERRAMAAERETIDRLIAGYLADRVGATFSGRISGVTRSGLFVKLAETGADGFVPVSTIGHEYYRHDEALHALVGDRSGETYRLGDTVEVRLVEAAAVAGALRFEILSEGRSRSGAKGSGIKRSGFKAKPGKVGVKASKGKARSGKASASEGDAARRHRGSRR; translated from the coding sequence TTGGCCAGACGCATCAATCCGAAGGCGGGTGCCCCCGCTCTTCCCTCCCGCGAGCAGATCCTCGCTTTTGTGGCCGAGACGCCCGGAAAGGTCGGCAAGCGCGAGATCGCCAAAGCCTTCGGCATCTCGGGCGCCGACAAGATCGGCCTCAAGGCGATCCTGAAGGAAATCGAGGCCGACGGCGCCCTGGAGCGCGACCGCGGCGGGTTGCGAAAAGGCGGCAGCCTGCCGCCCGTCGTCCTCGCCGACATCGTCTCCCGCGACCGCGACGGCGACCTGATCGCCCGCCCGGCGCAGTGGGAGGGCGAAGGCGAGGCGCCGAAGATCGCCGTCGAGATCCCGCGCGCCGGCCGCAAGGGCCATCGCCCGGCCCCCGGCCTCGGCGACCGGGCCCTGATCCGCGTTGCGCCGGACCCCGAGGCGCCCGGCCGCTACACCGGCCGCGTCATCAAGGTGATCGGCAAGAACCGCGCGGAGGTGATCGGCATCTACCGAGCCGGCCGCGACGGCGGGCGCCTGCTGCCCGTCGAGAAGAAGTCGCAAGGGAAAGAGATTGCGATTCCCGCAGGCGAGGAGGGCGAAGCGCGCGACGGCGATCTCGTCAGCGTCGCGGTGGAGCGCGAGACCCGCTTCGGCCTGCCCCGCGGGCGCGTGACCGAGCGGCTCGGAACCCTCGGCTCCGAGAAGGCGGTGAGCCTGATCGCGCTCCATCTCCACAACATCCCGCACGTCTTCCCCGCCGCGGCGCTGGCGGAGGCGGATGCGGCCAAACGCGCGACCAAGCGCGGCCGCGAGGATTGGCGCGAGGCGCCGCTCGTGACCATCGACCCGCCCGACGCCAAGGACCACGACGACGCGGTGATGGCCGAGGTCGATCCCGATCCGGCCAATGCGGGCGGCTTCATCGTCACCGTCGCGATCGCGGATGTCGCCGCCTATGTCCGGCCGGATTCGGCCCTCGACCGCGAGGCGCTGCTGCGAGGCAACTCGGTCTATTTTCCCGACCGGGTGGTGCCGATGCTGCCCGAACGCATTTCGAACGATCTCTGTTCGCTGCGCGAGGGCGAGGACCGCCCGGCGCTGGCCGTGCGAATGATCATCGGCGCGGACGGGGTGAAGCGGAGCCACAGCTTCCACCGCATCCTGATGCGCTCCCACGCCAAGCTCGCCTATGCGCAGGCGCAAGCGGCGATCGATGGCCAGCCGGACGAGAAGTCCGGGCCGGTCCTGGAGACGGCGCTTCGCCCGCTCTACGCCGCCTACGAGGCGATGAAGCGGGCGCGCGATGCCCGCGGCCCGCTCGCCCTCGATCTGCCCGAGCGCAAGGTGCTGCTCAATGCGGAGGGCGGTGTCGATCGGGTGATCGTGCCGGAGCGTCTGGAGGCGCACCGGCTGATCGAGGAGTTCATGATCCAGGCCAATGTCGCGGCGGCCGAGACCCTGGAGAAGGCGGGCTCGCCGCTGATCTACCGGGTCCATGACGAGCCGGCCCTGGAGAAGATGCGCGCGCTCGGGGAGGTGCTCGCCTCCGTCGGCATCAAGATGACCAAGGCTGGGGCGCTGCGGCCCGACCTATTCAATCGCATCCTCGCCCAGGTGGCCGAGAGTGAGCACGCGCCCTTTATCAACGAAGTGGTGCTGCGTTCGCAGGCACAAGCGATTTACGCTGCACAGAATTTAGGCCATTTCGGCCTCAACCTGCGCCGCTACGCCCACTTCACCTCGCCCATCCGCCGCTACGCCGATCTTATCGTCCACCGCGCGCTCGTGCGTGCCTGCGGATTGGGCAAGGACGGCTTGGCCGGCGACACCACGCCGGGCATGCTCGACGCCGTCTCCGAGCAGATCTCGGCGGCCGAGCGCCGGGCGATGGCGGCCGAGCGCGAGACCATCGACCGGCTCATCGCCGGCTACCTTGCCGACCGGGTCGGCGCGACCTTCTCGGGGCGGATCTCCGGCGTGACGCGCTCGGGCTTGTTCGTGAAGCTCGCGGAAACCGGGGCCGACGGCTTCGTGCCGGTCTCCACCATCGGCCACGAATACTACCGCCACGACGAGGCCCTGCACGCCCTCGTCGGCGACCGCAGCGGCGAGACCTACCGCCTCGGCGACACCGTCGAGGTCCGCCTCGTCGAGGCGGCGGCGGTGGCCGGTGCGCTTCGCTTCGAAATCCTGTCGGAGGGCCGCAGTCGCTCCGGCGCCAAGGGCAGCGGGATCAAGCGGAGCGGGTTCAAGGCGAAGCCGGGCAAAGTCGGCGTGAAGGCGTCGAAGGGCAAGGCGCGCTCCGGCAAGGCTTCCGCGTCCGAGGGCGACGCGGCGCGGCGCCATCGCGGCTCGCGCCGCTGA
- a CDS encoding NADPH-dependent FMN reductase yields the protein MPLTIPVILGSVRADRAGIRAARFLIGQLEASGHAAPLVDPAELKLPLLDRMYKEYPKGEAPEPLERLATLFREADAFVVVSAEYNHSIPPALSNTLDHFLEEYFWRPSAICCYSAGQYGGVRAAMQLRAMLAELGTPSIPSLLPIPRIQKALSEAGEPAEDWLGRAAKKFLDELTWYAEALQAKREGGTPY from the coding sequence ATGCCTCTCACAATCCCCGTGATCCTCGGCTCCGTGCGTGCGGACCGCGCCGGCATCCGTGCCGCCCGCTTCCTCATCGGGCAACTCGAAGCCAGCGGCCACGCGGCGCCGCTGGTCGATCCGGCCGAGCTGAAGCTCCCGCTCCTCGACCGGATGTACAAGGAGTATCCCAAGGGCGAGGCGCCCGAGCCTCTGGAGCGGCTGGCGACGCTGTTTCGCGAGGCGGATGCCTTCGTCGTGGTCTCGGCCGAGTACAACCACTCGATCCCACCCGCGCTGTCGAACACCCTCGACCACTTTCTGGAAGAGTATTTCTGGCGGCCTTCGGCCATCTGCTGCTACTCGGCCGGGCAGTACGGCGGTGTGCGCGCCGCGATGCAGTTGCGAGCGATGCTGGCCGAACTCGGCACGCCGAGCATTCCCTCGCTCTTGCCGATCCCGCGCATCCAGAAGGCGTTGAGCGAGGCGGGCGAGCCGGCCGAGGACTGGCTCGGACGGGCCGCCAAGAAGTTCCTCGACGAGTTGACGTGGTATGCCGAGGCGCTGCAGGCGAAGCGCGAGGGCGGTACGCCGTACTGA
- a CDS encoding glutaminase has translation MPDLDTIVQDIAEEMRARPDRGTVASYIPELARADAQAFGLVVIDGDGRVAAGGDADIPFSIQSISKVFTLTLALGMVGDRLWRRVGREPSGSPFNSIVQLERENGIPRNPFINAGAIAVTDVILSGHQPREALGEILRFMQFLAQDDSITIDERVAASEKRTGFRNAALANYMRSFGVIENPVDYTLGVYFHHCAIAMSCRQLATAGLFLAYSGHHPLAGHSVISAERARRINAIMLTCGHYDGSGDFAYRVGLPGKSGVGGGILAVAPGKAAICVWSPGLDAAGNSHLGRIALEMLVKRTGWSIFGV, from the coding sequence GTGCCCGATCTCGACACCATCGTCCAAGACATCGCCGAGGAGATGCGGGCGCGGCCCGACCGCGGCACGGTGGCGAGCTACATTCCCGAACTCGCCCGCGCCGACGCCCAAGCCTTCGGCCTCGTCGTGATCGACGGCGACGGCCGGGTCGCCGCCGGGGGCGATGCCGACATCCCCTTCTCGATCCAGAGTATTTCCAAGGTCTTCACGCTGACGCTGGCGCTCGGCATGGTCGGCGACCGGCTCTGGCGCCGGGTCGGCCGCGAGCCCTCGGGCAGCCCGTTCAACTCGATCGTCCAGTTGGAGCGGGAGAACGGCATCCCGCGCAATCCCTTCATCAATGCCGGCGCCATCGCCGTCACCGACGTGATCCTCTCGGGCCACCAGCCGCGGGAGGCGCTGGGCGAGATCCTGCGCTTCATGCAGTTCCTGGCGCAGGACGACAGCATCACCATCGACGAGCGCGTGGCGGCCTCCGAGAAGCGCACGGGCTTCCGCAACGCCGCGCTCGCCAACTACATGCGCTCGTTCGGCGTGATCGAGAACCCGGTCGATTACACGCTGGGCGTCTACTTCCATCACTGCGCCATTGCGATGAGCTGCCGCCAGCTCGCGACCGCCGGGCTGTTCCTCGCCTATTCCGGGCATCATCCGCTGGCCGGGCACTCGGTGATCTCGGCCGAGCGGGCACGGCGCATCAACGCCATCATGCTCACCTGCGGCCATTACGACGGCTCGGGTGACTTCGCCTACCGTGTCGGCCTGCCGGGCAAGAGCGGCGTCGGCGGCGGTATTCTGGCCGTCGCGCCGGGTAAGGCCGCGATCTGCGTCTGGTCGCCGGGGCTGGACGCCGCAGGCAATTCGCATCTCGGGCGCATCGCCCTGGAGATGCTGGTGAAACGGACGGGTTGGTCGATCTTCGGCGTTTGA
- a CDS encoding NUDIX domain-containing protein, whose product MRQEAARATPQDLERSDSDRPDPSDAPVRPAPLRPRDAATLILLDRSRKRLKVLMGRRHAGLAFMGGKFVFPGGRIEASDRQMPVAGALSQRADDALRAKLPRAPHHLGRSLALAAIRETYEETGLLIGTRDYGPPETAPEGAWQAFREAGVMPDLEALHLVARAITPPKRVRRFDTRFFAVDRKAVAMERPGIVGLDAELTELAWVDLTAARKLDLPRITRVILDDLEAAAEAGFPPYRPIPFYFERHGKGVREEI is encoded by the coding sequence GTGAGGCAGGAAGCAGCGCGAGCGACGCCCCAAGACTTGGAACGGTCTGACTCGGATAGGCCCGATCCGTCCGACGCTCCGGTTCGCCCCGCGCCCTTACGCCCCCGCGATGCCGCGACGCTGATCCTCCTCGATCGCTCCCGGAAGCGGCTGAAGGTGCTGATGGGCCGGCGCCATGCCGGCCTCGCCTTCATGGGCGGCAAGTTCGTGTTTCCCGGCGGGCGCATCGAGGCCTCGGACCGGCAGATGCCGGTGGCCGGGGCCTTGTCGCAGCGGGCTGACGACGCACTGCGCGCTAAGCTGCCCCGAGCCCCGCACCATCTCGGCCGCTCCCTCGCGCTGGCCGCAATCCGCGAGACCTACGAGGAGACCGGCCTCCTCATCGGCACCCGCGATTACGGTCCGCCGGAGACGGCGCCGGAGGGGGCGTGGCAGGCCTTTCGCGAGGCGGGCGTGATGCCCGACCTCGAAGCCCTGCATCTCGTGGCGCGGGCGATCACGCCGCCCAAGCGCGTGCGCCGCTTCGACACCCGCTTCTTCGCCGTGGACCGCAAGGCGGTGGCGATGGAGCGGCCCGGCATTGTCGGCCTGGACGCCGAACTCACCGAACTCGCCTGGGTCGATCTCACGGCCGCGCGCAAGCTCGACCTGCCGCGCATCACCCGCGTGATCCTCGACGATCTGGAGGCGGCGGCGGAAGCGGGCTTCCCGCCCTACCGGCCGATCCCGTTCTACTTCGAGCGCCACGGGAAGGGGGTGCGGGAGGAGATCTGA
- a CDS encoding glutamine synthetase beta-grasp domain-containing protein: MTKFKLEYIWLDGYTPTPNLRGKTQIKEYDSFPTFEQLPLWGFDGSSTQQAEGSSSDCVLKPVRHFPDPARTNGVLVLCEVMMPDGKTPHPSNKRATVLDDAGAWFGFEQEYFLYKNGRPLGFPETGYPAPQGPYYCGVGASNVGPVARKIVEEHLDLCLAAGINHEGINAEVAKGQWEFQIFGKGSKKAADEMWMARYLLQRLCETYEIDIEYHCKPLGDTDWNGSGMHCNFSTTFMRETGGKDYFEAMMAAFERNLDDHIAVYGPDNHMRLTGKHETAPWNKFSYGVADRGASVRVPHSFVNNGYKGYLEDRRPNSMGDPYQIASQVLKTISEVPLPAEAVQKAVA; the protein is encoded by the coding sequence ATGACCAAGTTTAAGCTCGAGTACATCTGGCTCGACGGCTACACGCCCACTCCGAACCTGCGCGGCAAGACGCAGATCAAAGAGTACGACAGCTTCCCGACCTTCGAGCAGCTCCCGCTCTGGGGCTTCGACGGCAGCTCGACCCAGCAGGCCGAGGGCTCCTCCTCCGATTGCGTGCTGAAGCCCGTGCGCCACTTCCCCGACCCGGCCCGCACCAACGGCGTGCTCGTGCTGTGCGAAGTGATGATGCCGGACGGCAAGACCCCGCACCCGTCGAACAAGCGCGCGACCGTGCTCGACGATGCCGGCGCGTGGTTCGGCTTCGAGCAGGAGTACTTCCTCTACAAAAACGGCCGCCCGCTCGGCTTCCCCGAGACCGGCTACCCCGCCCCGCAGGGCCCGTACTATTGCGGCGTCGGCGCCTCGAATGTCGGTCCCGTGGCCCGCAAGATCGTCGAGGAGCATCTCGACCTGTGCCTGGCCGCCGGCATCAACCACGAGGGCATCAACGCCGAGGTGGCCAAGGGCCAGTGGGAATTCCAGATCTTCGGCAAGGGCTCCAAGAAGGCCGCCGACGAGATGTGGATGGCGCGCTACCTGCTCCAGCGCCTGTGCGAAACCTACGAGATCGACATCGAGTACCACTGCAAGCCACTCGGCGACACCGACTGGAACGGCTCGGGCATGCACTGCAACTTCTCGACGACGTTCATGCGCGAGACCGGCGGCAAGGATTACTTCGAGGCCATGATGGCGGCCTTCGAGCGCAACCTCGACGACCACATCGCCGTCTACGGCCCCGACAACCACATGCGCCTGACCGGCAAGCACGAGACGGCGCCGTGGAACAAGTTCTCCTACGGCGTGGCCGACCGGGGCGCCTCGGTGCGCGTGCCCCATTCCTTCGTCAACAACGGCTACAAGGGGTACCTTGAGGACCGCCGCCCGAACTCCATGGGCGACCCCTACCAGATCGCCTCGCAGGTGCTGAAGACGATCTCCGAAGTTCCGCTTCCCGCCGAAGCGGTGCAGAAGGCCGTCGCGTAA
- the glnA gene encoding type I glutamate--ammonia ligase, giving the protein MTTAADVLKAIKDNDVKYVDFRFTDPRGKWQHVTFDVSLIDEEMFTDGTMFDGSSIAGWKAINESDMLLMPDPVTACMDPFFSASTMSIVCDVLEPSTGEPYARDPRSTAKLAEAYLRSTGIGDTIYVGPEAEFFVFDDVKFGADPYHTGFQLDSTELPTNGFTDYEGGNLGHRVQTKGGYFPVPPQDSAQDMRGEMLAAMQSMGVKVEKHHHEVASAQHELGMKFDTLTLLADHMQIYKYCIHNVAQSYGKSATFMPKPVYGDNGSGMHVHQSIWKDGKPLFAGDKYADLSQECLWYIGGIIKHAKALNAFTNPSTNSYKRLVPGYEAPVLLAYSARNRSASCRIPWTTNPKAKRVEVRFPDPMANPYLAFSALLMAGLDGIINKIDPGPAMDKDLYDLPPRELKKIPTVCGSLREALQNLDKDRAFLKAGGVFSDDQIDSFIELKMTEVLRYEMTPHPIEFVNYYSL; this is encoded by the coding sequence ATGACTACGGCCGCCGATGTGCTGAAGGCCATCAAGGACAACGACGTCAAGTACGTCGACTTCCGCTTCACCGACCCGCGCGGAAAGTGGCAGCACGTGACCTTCGACGTCTCCCTGATCGACGAGGAGATGTTCACCGACGGCACCATGTTCGACGGCTCGTCGATCGCCGGCTGGAAGGCGATCAACGAGTCCGACATGCTGCTGATGCCCGATCCGGTCACGGCCTGCATGGACCCGTTCTTCTCGGCCTCCACCATGTCGATCGTCTGCGACGTGCTGGAGCCCTCGACCGGTGAGCCCTACGCCCGCGACCCGCGCTCGACCGCCAAGCTCGCCGAGGCCTATCTGCGCTCCACCGGCATCGGCGACACCATCTATGTCGGCCCCGAGGCCGAGTTCTTCGTGTTCGACGACGTGAAGTTCGGCGCCGATCCCTACCATACCGGCTTCCAGCTCGACTCGACCGAGCTGCCGACCAACGGCTTCACCGATTACGAGGGCGGTAACCTCGGCCACCGGGTGCAGACCAAGGGCGGCTACTTCCCCGTGCCGCCGCAGGATTCGGCCCAGGACATGCGCGGCGAGATGCTGGCCGCGATGCAGTCGATGGGCGTCAAGGTCGAGAAGCACCACCACGAGGTGGCCTCGGCCCAGCACGAACTCGGCATGAAGTTCGACACGCTGACGCTGCTCGCCGACCACATGCAGATCTACAAGTACTGCATCCACAACGTGGCGCAGAGCTACGGCAAGTCCGCCACCTTCATGCCGAAGCCCGTCTACGGCGACAACGGCTCGGGCATGCACGTGCACCAGTCGATCTGGAAGGACGGCAAGCCGCTCTTCGCCGGCGACAAGTATGCCGACCTCAGCCAGGAATGCCTGTGGTACATCGGCGGCATCATCAAGCACGCCAAGGCGCTGAACGCCTTCACCAACCCGTCGACCAACTCCTATAAGCGTCTGGTGCCGGGCTACGAGGCCCCGGTGCTGCTGGCCTACTCGGCCCGCAACCGCTCGGCCTCCTGCCGGATTCCGTGGACGACGAACCCGAAGGCCAAGCGCGTCGAGGTCCGCTTCCCCGATCCGATGGCCAACCCCTACCTCGCCTTCTCGGCGCTGCTGATGGCCGGCCTCGACGGCATCATCAACAAGATCGATCCGGGTCCCGCCATGGACAAGGATCTCTACGACCTGCCGCCGCGCGAACTGAAGAAGATCCCGACCGTCTGCGGCTCGCTTCGTGAGGCGCTGCAGAACCTCGACAAGGACCGCGCCTTCCTCAAAGCCGGCGGCGTCTTCTCGGACGATCAGATCGACTCGTTCATCGAGCTGAAGATGACCGAGGTGCTGCGCTACGAGATGACCCCGCACCCGATCGAATTCGTGAACTACTACTCGCTGTAA